In bacterium, a single window of DNA contains:
- a CDS encoding zf-HC2 domain-containing protein translates to MKCNKAQLRLSEYIDGTCSEAENALIEEHIGYCDLCARALSDMKAAVQVLQAMPSIKAPLEFRSKVMARISDRTVAPTNLWIRLTQSLSWRPLVAMGGAAVLVLIVGVSFYSQKPVQTPISDTTFERTTTEVHTDFVSSSPSALEKPKPEAPSAVDMGAM, encoded by the coding sequence ATGAAGTGTAATAAAGCGCAGTTGCGATTATCGGAATATATAGATGGAACTTGCAGTGAGGCTGAAAACGCTCTTATAGAGGAGCATATTGGCTATTGCGACCTATGCGCTCGCGCATTAAGCGATATGAAGGCAGCAGTGCAAGTTTTACAGGCAATGCCTTCTATTAAAGCGCCGCTTGAGTTTCGCTCGAAAGTTATGGCGCGAATTTCAGATCGAACGGTTGCGCCTACTAATCTTTGGATAAGGCTCACTCAAAGCTTGTCATGGCGACCGCTTGTAGCGATGGGGGGGGCTGCTGTTTTGGTTTTGATTGTTGGCGTATCTTTCTATTCCCAAAAACCGGTTCAGACGCCAATTAGCGATACGACATTTGAGCGAACAACGACTGAAGTTCATACTGATTTTGTATCATCAAGTCCGTCTGCTCTTGAAAAGCCTAAACCGGAAGCCCCGTCGGCTGTCGATATGGGAGCTATGTAA